The Candidatus Limnocylindria bacterium genome has a segment encoding these proteins:
- a CDS encoding FAD binding domain-containing protein — MLRLPRFRMVEPTTWTEAATLLRDHGAAASDIASGTPNVPVMLVAGGTDLFPNMKRRQFTPRILVSLGRVKGAREISNGSALRIAAGATLTEVSAHPTVRAKYTALAQAAGVVSTPQLRNMGTIGGNLCLDTRCNWYDQSLFWRTAEGYCMKTHPAVVCRVAPSSPRCLAVASADTVPALIALGAKVTVENADGRRDLDLADLYREDGIRYLTIGRDDVVVSVTLPDATGWRSTYLKLRDRNSFDFPIAGVAAAVRIDGGAVTEARIAVTALASRPVSVDARALIGTKLGDEAIAAAADAVYKAARPMDNTSGTISQRKRAARIFTERALRSLRDA; from the coding sequence ATGCTGCGACTCCCGCGCTTTCGAATGGTCGAACCCACGACGTGGACCGAGGCGGCGACGCTGCTGCGCGATCACGGCGCTGCCGCGTCGGACATCGCGAGTGGCACGCCGAACGTTCCGGTGATGCTTGTCGCGGGTGGGACGGATCTCTTCCCGAACATGAAGCGCCGGCAGTTCACACCACGGATCCTCGTCTCGCTCGGACGCGTGAAGGGGGCGCGCGAGATCAGCAACGGGTCGGCGCTGCGCATCGCCGCCGGCGCGACGCTGACCGAGGTCTCCGCGCATCCGACGGTGCGCGCGAAGTACACGGCGCTCGCGCAGGCCGCGGGCGTGGTCTCGACGCCGCAGCTGCGCAACATGGGGACGATCGGCGGCAACCTCTGCCTCGACACGCGATGCAACTGGTACGACCAGTCCCTGTTCTGGCGCACGGCCGAGGGCTACTGCATGAAGACCCATCCAGCGGTCGTGTGCCGCGTCGCGCCTTCGAGCCCACGCTGTCTCGCGGTCGCGAGCGCCGACACGGTGCCCGCGCTCATCGCGCTGGGCGCGAAGGTGACCGTCGAGAACGCGGATGGCCGACGCGACCTCGATCTCGCCGACCTGTACCGGGAGGACGGCATCCGCTACCTCACGATCGGTCGCGATGACGTCGTCGTCTCCGTGACGCTGCCGGATGCGACGGGATGGCGGAGCACGTATCTCAAGCTGCGCGATCGCAACTCCTTCGACTTCCCGATCGCCGGTGTCGCCGCGGCCGTCCGGATCGACGGCGGCGCCGTCACCGAGGCGCGCATCGCCGTCACTGCGCTCGCGTCGCGCCCCGTCTCCGTCGACGCGAGGGCACTCATCGGGACGAAGCTCGGTGACGAAGCGATCGCCGCGGCGGCCGATGCGGTGTACAAGGCGGCGCGTCCGATGGACAACACGTCAGGAACGATCTCGCAGCGCAAGCGCGCGGCCCGCATCTTCACCGAGCGCGCCCTACGATCCCTCCGCGATGCCTGA